From Bacillus sp. Bos-x628, the proteins below share one genomic window:
- a CDS encoding CamS family sex pheromone protein, translated as MLTLVLSACAPFGGKDEEEVTQKTDETKETAIIPMYNISDSYYKMVLPFKQGAARGLTAEHLNTRLDIDEFETGLMRLATESFNTNDYLFQEGQHLDEDTVLSWLARKKTGSDLKKAEKEDKNFKNLGLNPALPNSGSTKSKNENSPIYLASMLEHNYLIRKDKNSLQLGGVVIGLALNSVYYYRENVGDPQQEVTIDSSKDSKKLLAEGEKIAAQVIKRIRQMDGLQKVPVMIALYKQAPKSSIVPGNFIAKADVKAGSSDIGNWDILKEENVFFPSDNAKSNYKDDSERFDRFKTKVEDYFPNYTGVVGKGFYKNGNLQKMTIDIPMQFYGKTEVVAFTQYLTGEVMDYYKSTNVEINITSSDQQEALITKNAEDKEPTVHIYD; from the coding sequence ATGCTTACACTGGTGTTGTCAGCGTGTGCACCTTTTGGGGGAAAAGATGAAGAAGAGGTTACACAAAAGACGGATGAAACGAAGGAAACAGCGATCATCCCTATGTACAATATCTCTGACTCTTACTACAAAATGGTGCTGCCGTTTAAACAAGGAGCTGCAAGAGGTTTAACAGCAGAGCATCTCAACACACGCTTGGATATTGATGAATTTGAAACAGGTCTCATGCGCCTAGCAACAGAATCGTTTAATACAAACGACTATCTGTTCCAAGAAGGACAGCATTTGGATGAAGATACAGTTCTGAGCTGGCTGGCACGTAAAAAAACAGGCAGTGATTTGAAAAAGGCGGAAAAAGAAGATAAAAACTTTAAGAACCTTGGCTTAAATCCTGCTCTTCCAAACTCAGGTTCAACAAAGTCCAAAAATGAAAATAGTCCAATATACTTAGCTTCTATGCTAGAACATAATTACCTTATTCGAAAAGACAAAAATAGTTTACAGCTTGGTGGAGTTGTTATTGGTCTTGCACTTAACTCCGTTTATTACTATCGCGAAAATGTCGGTGATCCTCAGCAAGAAGTCACAATCGATTCATCTAAAGATTCGAAAAAGCTCTTGGCAGAAGGTGAAAAAATTGCTGCCCAAGTGATCAAACGAATTCGTCAAATGGACGGTTTGCAAAAAGTGCCTGTAATGATTGCACTCTACAAACAAGCGCCAAAATCGTCGATCGTTCCAGGTAACTTTATTGCTAAGGCAGATGTGAAAGCAGGCTCATCTGATATTGGCAACTGGGATATCCTCAAAGAGGAGAACGTCTTTTTCCCTTCTGATAATGCCAAAAGCAATTACAAAGATGATTCAGAACGATTTGACCGCTTCAAAACAAAGGTAGAAGATTACTTCCCAAACTACACGGGAGTGGTTGGCAAAGGCTTCTATAAAAACGGAAACCTTCAAAAAATGACAATTGATATTCCGATGCAGTTCTACGGAAAAACAGAAGTCGTGGCATTCACACAATATTTAACGGGTGAAGTCATGGACTACTATAAGAGTACAAATGTAGAGATCAACATCACATCTTCAGATCAGCAAGAAGCACTTATTACAAAAAATGCTGAAGACAAAGAACCAACTGTGCATATATATGACTAA
- a CDS encoding antitoxin YezG family protein → MNEEKLEILYKQIVEVVVGTIPDEWSKVYLYGEVVEGSQTAYFYYYPEDNDDKPIYSHEITELFTVSELEYTEKWHRLVDFIQELWREFKDNGQESWTNFTMIFDKIGNFNIDFNYEDLSETNPHERKTIWKYEHLGIMPKSNSGKKYLEKYLSRLD, encoded by the coding sequence ATGAATGAGGAAAAACTTGAAATACTATATAAGCAGATAGTTGAGGTTGTAGTAGGTACAATTCCCGATGAATGGTCAAAGGTTTATTTATACGGCGAGGTTGTAGAAGGTTCTCAGACTGCTTACTTTTATTATTATCCTGAAGATAATGATGATAAACCGATATATAGTCATGAAATAACCGAATTGTTTACAGTTAGCGAACTTGAATACACAGAAAAATGGCATCGATTAGTTGATTTTATTCAAGAACTTTGGAGAGAGTTTAAAGATAATGGTCAAGAATCTTGGACAAATTTCACTATGATATTTGATAAGATAGGAAATTTTAATATTGATTTTAACTATGAAGACCTTTCAGAGACAAACCCTCATGAAAGGAAAACCATTTGGAAATATGAGCATCTTGGTATTATGCCTAAAAGCAATTCTGGGAAAAAATATTTAGAAAAATATCTCTCCAGACTTGATTAG
- a CDS encoding T7SS effector LXG polymorphic toxin — protein MGKILDATALTNAMEERAKHYQELREEMIDLKQALQGVANLGDEFTGKGADNIKAFYADLALYANTYLDFIDMQKAFLDGVKGKLDDASLGGYTFIDEHFLESQVKQGIQNNQDMVEEQKEALANIFDDIRDLIELDVFSSKEVNEHLDDANIKRQETIDALHKIDHELKTEYAKSEAIEQHLTSFYTKMMAATGKGKHAQPMYYDAKAFHETEVYKNHDKIDAQVKAYLKVKKEEAEKRRIKEFMAKLDDPSCISVDQYFEIVDAIGYEHLSYDQKMYYSHLLQMKAQEEASDVLIDGIKGAAVGLYDVAKDTVIGMYDLVTDPDGAVESVVTAVSHPIETSKVIGKAISDSFQKEVIEGDAYSRAHWFAYATGSLAEIVFGSKGAGAITKTGTSAAKTTIKKGLEQGAKSIDTVSIPNLLPYSPKFQIAGGGKLPYNVFDGENIKNKLLSMAKRLDNNPGYGISKTGRRLPAPKTPPTVVKYGEHFVRWKRKKVLKPNIIYTTKQGYTYTTDHYGRIVKVEASDLQYGEIKRNQYAQSNTGKPDRLLDDDGGHLIASIFKGSGDIDNLVPMNGNLNKGEWKKLENTWANALKNGDEVKVKVNLNYKADSHRPESFNIKYKIGDDEWEIRRFDNVPGGKNNE, from the coding sequence CTGGGGAAAATACTTGATGCAACAGCACTAACAAACGCTATGGAAGAAAGAGCGAAGCACTATCAGGAACTTCGGGAAGAAATGATAGATTTGAAACAAGCATTACAAGGTGTGGCTAATTTAGGTGATGAGTTCACAGGTAAAGGGGCAGATAACATCAAAGCCTTTTATGCTGATCTTGCACTTTATGCCAATACCTATCTTGATTTTATTGACATGCAAAAGGCTTTTTTAGATGGAGTGAAAGGAAAGCTTGATGATGCATCTTTAGGAGGCTATACGTTTATTGACGAGCACTTTCTCGAATCTCAAGTGAAACAAGGCATTCAAAACAATCAAGATATGGTGGAAGAACAAAAGGAAGCTCTTGCAAATATTTTTGATGACATTCGTGATCTGATTGAGTTAGATGTATTTTCTAGCAAAGAAGTAAACGAACACTTAGATGATGCGAATATAAAACGACAAGAAACGATTGATGCCTTACATAAAATAGACCATGAACTCAAAACGGAATACGCAAAATCAGAAGCGATCGAGCAACATCTTACATCATTTTATACCAAAATGATGGCAGCCACCGGTAAAGGGAAACACGCACAGCCCATGTATTATGATGCAAAAGCGTTTCATGAGACAGAAGTGTACAAAAATCATGATAAAATAGATGCACAGGTGAAAGCGTATTTAAAGGTGAAAAAAGAAGAAGCAGAGAAACGAAGAATCAAAGAGTTCATGGCAAAACTTGATGATCCATCATGCATATCAGTAGATCAATATTTTGAGATAGTAGATGCGATTGGATATGAACATCTCTCTTACGATCAAAAAATGTACTACAGTCACCTTCTTCAAATGAAAGCACAAGAAGAAGCGTCAGATGTATTGATTGATGGCATAAAAGGAGCAGCAGTTGGTCTTTATGATGTGGCAAAAGATACAGTGATCGGTATGTACGATCTTGTCACTGACCCTGACGGAGCTGTAGAATCTGTTGTCACCGCTGTTTCTCACCCAATTGAAACGTCAAAAGTCATTGGAAAAGCCATTTCTGATTCATTTCAAAAAGAGGTTATTGAAGGTGATGCCTACTCAAGAGCACATTGGTTTGCCTATGCCACTGGCTCTCTAGCAGAAATCGTATTTGGCTCAAAAGGTGCAGGAGCCATCACGAAAACAGGAACATCTGCAGCTAAAACAACGATTAAAAAAGGACTTGAACAAGGAGCAAAATCAATAGATACTGTCTCCATTCCGAATTTATTGCCGTACTCACCAAAGTTTCAAATAGCTGGCGGCGGAAAACTGCCATATAACGTGTTTGATGGAGAAAACATTAAAAATAAGCTTCTTTCCATGGCAAAACGTTTAGACAACAATCCAGGATACGGGATCTCTAAGACAGGCAGACGATTACCAGCACCAAAAACACCGCCGACAGTCGTTAAATATGGAGAACATTTCGTCAGATGGAAACGAAAGAAAGTGTTAAAACCAAATATCATTTATACAACAAAACAAGGCTACACCTACACAACAGATCACTATGGCCGCATTGTCAAAGTCGAAGCAAGTGATTTACAATACGGAGAGATCAAAAGAAACCAATATGCCCAATCAAACACAGGGAAACCAGATCGATTACTAGATGATGACGGAGGACATTTGATTGCGTCTATTTTCAAAGGGTCTGGGGATATTGATAATCTTGTGCCGATGAATGGAAATCTAAACAAAGGTGAATGGAAAAAACTTGAGAATACTTGGGCAAATGCACTTAAAAATGGTGATGAAGTAAAGGTAAAGGTGAATCTCAACTACAAGGCTGATTCACATCGCCCAGAAAGCTTTAATATTAAGTATAAAATCGGTGATGATGAATGGGAAATCAGACGATTTGATAATGTGCCTGGAGGGAAAAACAATGAATGA
- a CDS encoding DUF3951 domain-containing protein — protein MLLIVILLVVILLKRMILGKRIGVHYTPFDNITGNTSNEFHVEQNEEENEDGQAMIRIKMIKKF, from the coding sequence ATGTTGTTAATAGTTATTTTATTAGTTGTAATTCTTCTTAAACGAATGATTTTAGGGAAAAGAATAGGTGTTCACTATACTCCCTTCGACAATATAACCGGCAACACAAGTAATGAATTTCATGTAGAGCAAAATGAAGAAGAAAATGAAGACGGTCAGGCAATGATAAGGATAAAAATGATTAAAAAATTCTAG
- the ligA gene encoding NAD-dependent DNA ligase LigA encodes MDKEAAKRRIEELHQMLNQYNYEYHTLDRPSVPDAEYDARMRELISLEEEHPDLKSPDSPSQRVGGAVLDAFQKVRHGTPMLSLGNAFNEQDLLDFDRRVRQAVGDNLAYNVELKIDGLAVSLRYENGIFVQGATRGDGTIGEDITENLKTIRSIPLKINRPLSIEVRGEAFMPKHSFEALNEKRIQNGEEPFANPRNAAAGSLRQLDTKIAAKRNLDIFVYSIAELDEIGVETQSEGLDLLDELGFKTNKERRMCQTIEEVIELIETIKTKRADFPYEIDGIVIKVNSLAQQEELGFTAKSPRWAVAYKFPAEEVITKLLDIELSVGRTGVVTPTAILEPVKVAGTTVQRASLHNEDLIKEKDIRLYDQVIVKKAGDIIPEVAGVLIDQRTGEEKPFHMPAECPECQSELVRIEGEVALRCINPECPAQIREGLIHFVSRQAMNIDGLGERVITQLFKEQLVSRVSDLYRLTKEQLIHLERMGEKSTDNLLRSIEQSKKNSLERLLFGLGIRFIGSKAAKTLAMHFEDIDQLKQATKEQLLEVDEIGEKMADAVVTYFQKEEILDLLNELKELGVNMTYTGPKPVKAEEIDSYFAGKTIVLTGKLEQMSRNDAKAAIEALGGKLAGSVSKKTDLVIAGEAAGSKLTKAEELNIEIWDEARMLEELKK; translated from the coding sequence ATGGATAAAGAAGCAGCAAAACGCCGAATCGAGGAACTGCACCAGATGTTGAATCAATACAACTATGAATATCATACACTTGATCGTCCAAGTGTTCCTGACGCTGAATATGATGCGCGGATGCGTGAGCTGATCTCTCTAGAGGAGGAACATCCAGATTTAAAATCACCTGATTCCCCCTCACAAAGAGTAGGGGGGGCTGTTTTAGATGCCTTCCAAAAAGTACGTCACGGTACACCGATGCTTAGTCTTGGAAATGCTTTTAATGAACAGGATCTCCTTGATTTTGACCGTCGTGTTCGTCAAGCAGTTGGTGACAATCTAGCATACAATGTCGAACTGAAAATTGACGGACTCGCTGTTTCTCTCCGTTATGAAAACGGGATTTTTGTCCAAGGTGCCACGCGTGGAGATGGGACAATAGGTGAAGATATTACGGAAAACTTAAAAACCATTCGTTCCATCCCGTTGAAAATCAATCGTCCTCTTTCAATTGAAGTAAGAGGCGAGGCGTTTATGCCGAAGCACTCTTTTGAAGCATTAAACGAAAAAAGAATACAGAACGGTGAAGAACCGTTTGCGAACCCGCGTAATGCGGCTGCGGGGTCACTTCGTCAGCTCGATACGAAAATTGCAGCGAAACGAAATCTTGATATTTTCGTCTACAGTATAGCGGAGCTTGATGAAATCGGTGTGGAAACGCAAAGCGAAGGACTTGATCTCCTCGATGAGCTTGGGTTTAAAACGAACAAAGAAAGACGGATGTGCCAAACGATTGAAGAAGTGATCGAGCTCATCGAAACAATCAAAACAAAGCGAGCAGACTTTCCATATGAAATTGATGGGATTGTCATCAAAGTGAATTCATTAGCTCAGCAGGAAGAGCTGGGTTTTACAGCAAAAAGTCCTCGTTGGGCTGTCGCTTACAAATTTCCAGCAGAAGAAGTCATTACAAAGCTGCTCGATATTGAATTAAGCGTTGGTCGTACAGGTGTGGTCACTCCGACGGCGATACTAGAGCCGGTGAAGGTAGCAGGTACCACTGTGCAGCGAGCGTCTCTTCACAATGAAGATTTGATTAAAGAAAAGGATATACGCTTATATGATCAAGTCATCGTGAAGAAGGCTGGCGATATTATTCCAGAGGTGGCAGGTGTGCTTATAGATCAGCGTACAGGTGAAGAAAAGCCGTTTCATATGCCGGCCGAGTGTCCAGAATGTCAAAGTGAGCTTGTGCGAATCGAAGGCGAAGTGGCATTGCGCTGTATTAATCCAGAATGTCCAGCACAAATACGTGAAGGACTCATTCACTTTGTCTCTCGTCAAGCAATGAACATTGATGGTCTTGGCGAACGAGTCATTACACAGCTTTTTAAAGAGCAACTCGTGTCTCGTGTGTCAGACCTATATCGATTAACAAAAGAACAGCTCATCCACCTTGAACGAATGGGTGAGAAATCAACGGATAATTTATTACGCTCTATTGAACAATCGAAGAAAAACTCCCTTGAGCGCTTATTATTTGGCTTAGGCATTCGATTCATTGGATCTAAAGCTGCCAAAACATTGGCGATGCATTTTGAAGACATTGATCAATTGAAGCAAGCGACAAAAGAACAGTTACTCGAAGTAGATGAAATCGGTGAAAAAATGGCAGATGCTGTTGTCACCTACTTTCAAAAAGAAGAAATTCTGGACTTGCTGAATGAACTGAAAGAGCTTGGGGTCAATATGACCTACACAGGGCCTAAGCCGGTTAAAGCAGAGGAAATTGATTCCTACTTTGCAGGGAAAACGATTGTTCTCACTGGAAAATTAGAGCAGATGTCTCGAAACGATGCAAAAGCTGCTATCGAAGCATTAGGTGGTAAATTAGCAGGAAGTGTGAGTAAAAAAACTGATTTAGTGATAGCTGGAGAAGCTGCTGGAAGTAAGCTGACAAAGGCAGAAGAACTCAATATTGAAATATGGGACGAAGCTAGAATGCTCGAGGAGCTAAAGAAATAA